The proteins below come from a single Chryseobacterium bernardetii genomic window:
- a CDS encoding T9SS type A sorting domain-containing protein, with protein sequence MKKLYSLFAVAFLASSLSAQGSESFNNLSATVGGYTAGNFVGDNSVAWSYSGARKVTSGDNVTGTSVGFDSSGSRYVKANSGAAGVGEITYTVRSYFTGGTAANRIIQVYVNGTMLDSYALDAMGTNYTRTVAANISGDVVIEFRSTGSRQIVLDDVSWTAAGSLGTVEVKEKKHIFVKNTSVDKEIYFGTKSDIKIFNVNGQIVRTASVSENGSVNVENLQSGIYFVTGIANGISVSEKIIKK encoded by the coding sequence ATGAAAAAACTTTATTCGTTATTTGCTGTTGCATTTCTTGCCTCTTCATTATCTGCACAAGGCTCAGAATCATTTAATAATTTGAGTGCCACAGTTGGTGGTTATACAGCAGGTAATTTTGTAGGAGATAATAGTGTGGCATGGAGCTATAGTGGAGCAAGAAAAGTGACATCTGGAGATAATGTTACAGGAACATCCGTTGGTTTTGATAGCAGTGGTTCCAGATATGTAAAAGCAAATTCCGGAGCAGCTGGGGTAGGAGAGATTACATATACAGTTAGATCATATTTTACTGGTGGTACAGCTGCTAATAGAATTATTCAGGTATATGTTAACGGAACTATGCTTGACTCATATGCATTAGATGCTATGGGAACAAATTATACCAGAACTGTAGCAGCAAACATTTCCGGAGATGTTGTAATAGAATTTAGATCTACAGGGAGCAGACAAATTGTTTTGGATGATGTTTCTTGGACTGCAGCAGGAAGTCTAGGAACCGTAGAAGTTAAAGAGAAAAAACACATTTTTGTTAAGAATACTTCTGTAGACAAGGAGATTTATTTCGGAACAAAATCTGATATTAAGATTTTCAATGTAAATGGGCAAATAGTAAGAACAGCTTCTGTTTCTGAAAATGGATCTGTTAATGTAGAAAATCTACAGAGCGGGATTTATTTTGTAACCGGAATCGCCAATGGTATAAGCGTTTCCGAGAAGATTATTAAAAAGTAA